The DNA sequence GTACGTGTTCAGTTTTGATTTTTTCTATTAGATTGattcattttaataaatttcatataattttagacatttgaaaatatcataaaatatgaatattttttaataacacatttttagttgtttacaTAAAAGTTTCgatcaaatttaaaaaagttaCCGAAAAAAAATACTGTATAAAACATGACATTTAAACGGAAGTAGTACGAGGGCTTCAAGATATTTAAATCATTCAATTAGTATATAATAAAAAGAGCAAAAGTTCATCCTCGATGGACCGGGCAATATTCTACGGAGAGAGGTATAAGACTGATTATTTAAGTATTACAGGAAGAAAAGTACAAGTTTTCTTAAAGTTCAAGGTGGCAAGCACAATTTTAGGCTGTtggtcaaaaatatattaaggcAAAACCATAAATTGTaccccctccgtcccagtcatttgtatacaaatggttgggacacggagaccaagaaactgtgtaagaaatgagtaaagttagatgaaaagttggtatagtgatgggacccatttatatttaataatagatttgagataatggaggaaaatagtgggtgtaatagtgtttatattattatagaatagagatagtggaggaaagtagttggtgtaatgatgttttatattataaaagtttactacttttggaatgtatacaattgatgggacgtacCAAAAAGAAAAcggtatacaattcattgggactgagggagtagttggatttttgaataaaagaatCTCGcggacaaatattttattactcgGAAATCTAATTTGATTTGATCGTGTTTGTTTGCAGTTGCTTTGCAGCGAAGATAGcggaaatatatattataaaaatgttgTGATGACTTTTAGgagaataataataaaaaagtcCTGAAAACCCCTGATTAGTGATCAGGGCCATATTTTAATTCTAAATCTCTGATTAActgcttattttaatataaatctcAACTAGTAGTACTAAGTACTTGATGCAAACACAAGAAGTCGTCAAAAAACAAGAGCATGTGTAATACACTTGTACTAGTTATTTACCGTCATTTCTAattcatttcaatttttaaatcagtttttaatttattataaaaatatttaatcttcAATTTGAAGTCGGAAATAATGTTTGTACTATATACAAACATGCTCTTTTCATATCTTAAAAAGTGTAGCCGATTTTATTTTGGCATAGAATTAGAGATTTGGTCGTACTGAGGTTGATTCCATCCATACTCATATTatacacaaatataaaattaaagaaagaAACTAAAAAGTGCATAAAAAGGTCATGAAGAATTCACACAGCAAACTTTGAGTCCCAAGCAAAATGTGAACTGATAATCCTCCTGTGGCTACTGTGCAGCAGAGACCGCCTATATAAACTAGGAGGAACCCGATGACCAGAAAGTTGTGGAGTATATTAGACTGGTCCACAGTCTTCTACCTCCAAAATactatgaatataatattattagtcTTACTCTGTATCTCTCTCACAAAACTTCACAATATTCAAAGCCATCCGAGATTCAATGTATGTGGCTCTTTCACTTTGTTCACGTTATTATTACTAACTTTACAGTTTACACTAGTCACAAATTTTATTAGAGGTCAAAcgatggatttcaaatgaagatttgagttgtcattttaaGTTTTGAGATTTATATTAACATgtgtgaaattcaaatttagattcccaaacaaattatttgatcaaattcataATTTCATATGAGATCTTGGTTGCCAACATGCTATTAGTATTTCGCTGTATATTAGTATCAGGGTTGTCCgagaaatatatattgataattaaaattgatcgatcgattaatttataaatttagaatttatcaaaattatcaaattttaattttaaataaaatgaaaatataatcgataaattgagaaaatgtcattttataaatttatataaaattaaccgGATTTTCAAAACACCGACTGAAAACTAGTTTTCATGTTCCCATCCATATTCCACCTGGATACCCTCCCCTCCGTCTTTCTACGACCTTTTGGATATAACATTTTCGTACTGTTTCAATACCAAGTCGACAGCTTTAAATCATGTTCGAAATACTTTCTGGTCTCTgacaaaaaaatgaatttttttttatcttttagaACAATAAACACAAATTAGAGAGTTTTCTtacataaaattgattttttgtattaaaataatcaaatttccagatcaaatatatacaaaattttaattcgatttcaAGTTTTCCTATCGaaattgtataatattaaaatcaaactaAATAAGTGGTGGCTGTAATAACAACAAGTCAACGCGTCAAACTCATCAAGTGACCCCGTCTGATGAGATATTTCACGGTTGAGATCTTTCTGTGCTCATGTATATATCTCTCTCTTTCATTTcacattttctttcttttctcagATTCAACACCCTCTCCACATACATCTCTCTAGCTTCTTCCATTTGGGCTCTCTCTCGTTCAGGTACTCATTCATGTCTCTCTCTTTTATAACCTTTTTTATGTACATATGTTCATGCTGTATTTATCTTTTTGATGctgtattttttattatttttttaattttgatatttgaaGTGGTTTAGTGGAAGTTCATGAAGATCATAGAAATACCCAtctttgtttttgtgtttttatgCTTAAAGTTTTTACCTTTTTGTGGTTTTAGTGGTGTATAGTTGATAAAGATTCTGTTTTGCTTGTGGGTTTTTGTGATTTTGTGTTTATGTTTATGGGTTTAATTTTCTTGATTCAGGTTTATGAGTTTGGGGTTTTGCTGCTTTTGGATTAATTTTAGACTACTCAGATAGCGGTTTGTGATTTTAGGCCACTGGGGAATAGATATTGAGGAATTTAGGATTAGAAGGAAGAAGGATAAAGACTTTGTTTTGAGTTTGGGGGATTTTTGTGAGGGTTTGATCGTGTGATGGATTATTCATGTAAATTAGGTTTTACGGATGGCCAAGTTCGACCATATTGCACTAGTTCGGTGAATCCGATGAGTTTTAATGAGGTCAGTTCTCAGAGGTTTTTGGATCAGAAACTTGTTAATGGGGCCAGGATTGATGGTAAGTTCATTGATACTGCGAGAGTCGATAGGCCTGTGATGCCTGCTGATCCGAATTCTAGTGGTTTCACACCATTTTATGGCGTACAACACACTACAGATCTTCATGAGGATTTTGATTTTAGTGATGTAGTTCTTGGGTATATAAACCAGATGCTTATGGAAGAGGATATGGAGGAGAAGACATGTATGTTCCAAGAATCAGCAGCACTTTTAGCGGCAGAGAAATCATTCTATGAAGTCCTCGGGGAGAAGTACCCTCCCCCGCATGAGGAGCAGCCAGTAGCCTACTCAGATCAGAGCAGTGAAAGCTTGGATGAAAACCATGTTGAAGCTTACAATAGTGATGGTGGAAACAATCATCTTATTAATAGTCTCTTGACGCCTGGTTGCATTTGTGATTCTAGTGATTATAGTCTATGTAATTCGCAAGGTGGTTCTGTTAGACTTGTAGCAGAAACATCTCAGTCAATAGGTTCACTAACTAGCAACGGCAGTCCTGTGGATGGGCTGGCAGATTCACCAGTGAGCACTCTTGGAGTTACTGATATATTTACAGATAGCCAATCTGCGTTGCTAATGAAAAAAGGTTATGAGGAGGCAAGCAAGTTCCTTCCCAGTggtaataatttttttgctgaTATGGGGACTAATGAATTGTTAGCAAATGGGCAGAAGAAAAAGGATGAGACTGTGTTGGTTAAGTTGGAGGACAAGAATCAGAACGAGAAATCACATAATGGGTCAAGAAGCAGGAAGAATCCTTATACAGAAGAAGATGGTTTGGATGAAAGCAGGAGCAACAAGCATTCTGCACTGTTTTGTGAATCGACTGTGAGGTCAGAGATGTTTGATATGGTGCTACTTTGTAGTGAAGGAAAATATGATTCTGCTCTTCGTGAATCATTGATGAACGATGCAAAAAAAAGTGTGCAACAGAATAATCAACCAAAAGGATCAAATAGCGGGAAGGCGCGCGGCAAAAAACAAGGAGGTAAGAAGGATGTGGTAGATCTAAGAACACTTCTGACCCTCTGTGCACAAGCTGTTGCAGCCAATGATCAAAGAAATGCAAGTGATTTACTGAAGCAGATCAGACAGCATTCTTCTCCATCAGGTGATGGTATGCAAAGGCTAGCTCATTATTTCTCCAACGGCCTGGAGGCACGCATGGCTGGCTCTGGGACGCAGATTTACAAGCAACTTATTGCCTTTCCATTAACGGCTGCTGATGTATTGAAAGCTTACCATTTGTTGCTAGCTACCTCCCCATTTAGGAAGATTCCCAATTTCTTTGCAAATAAGACAATCATAAAGGTAGCTGAAAATGCTACAAGGCTTCACATTGTTGATTTTGGGATTCTTTATGGTTTCCAGTGGCCTTGTCTTATACAGCGACTCTCAACCAGACCTGGCGGGCCTCCCAAACTAAAAATCACAGGAGTAGATTTTCCTAATCCAGGTTTTAGACCATCACGGAGGGTTGAGGAGACTGGTCAGCGGTTGACTAATTATGCGGAGACTTTTGGAGTTCCATTTGAATTCCACGCCATTGCTCAGAAGTGGGATACAATCAAAATTGAAGATATCGATATCGACAGGGATGAGATGCTTGTAGTGAACTGTCTGTTTAGGTTTAAGAATCTTCTCGATGAGACTGTGGTGGTGGATAGTCCCAGAAATAAAGTCATGAATCTAATTAGGAAGATGAAACCAGACATTTATATACAGGGTGTCACTAATGGATCTTATAATGCTCCCTTCTTCATCACTCGATTCCGAGAGGCACTCTTTCATTTCTCCTCGCTGTTTGATATGCTTGAGGCCAATGTTCCCCGCGAGACCCATGAACGGATGCTTCTTGAGAAAATGATATTTGGACAGGAGGCAATGAACGTGATTGCATGTGAAGGTGCAGAGAGAATTGACAGGCCAGAGACGTACAAGCAGTGGCAGGTGCGTAATCTAAGGGCTGGTTTCAGGCAACTTCCTTTGGATAAGGAAATTATGAGGATGGCCAAAGATAGGGTTAAGTCGTGCTATCACAAGGATTTTATTATTGATGAAGATGGTCAGTGGATGCTGCAGGGCTGGAAGGGACGAATTCTGTTTGCCCTGTCATCTTGGAAGCCTGCATATTAGAAGAAAGTATCATCAAATACAAGAAGAGGGCAATTCATAACATGGCTATTTCCCTCAAAATGTCAGGGCTATTGAACATTTGAAGTCAAGGTTTGGTCATCTACATCATGTTCCTATATGATATGATGTTCAAAGTCACGTGTCTTTAATCAGCACATCAGCACGTTTAATGAGACCTGTATTTCTGGGTTTTTTCTTGCAATGctatgcaaagaaatcaacatcgGTGATCTCAAAACCTGCAATATTCATGCTTGGTCGCCAAATACTTATCTTCAAGCATGAGAAAACTGTCGGATAGTATTGCATGTAAAAGACCTGTTCTTAGCATGTGTGCATCTTGTTTAGTAAGTAATcagtcatgttttttttttggtgaataGGAGCATCTGATACAGGTCTTGTAGCAAGTAATATTGTTTCATTTCTAAGTTCTTTTGATGTATGGCACGTTTTGCTTCAACAATCTTTAGTTCTTTTAACCTAATAAACTTCCTTTTAATTATCTGGATTGGTATTGCATTATCATCGTTGTGACCTAGAAGTAATTTGTTGTAATTTGGCTTTCATGAATAGACTCTCTTAGCAACCTTAAAATTTTTCAGTTTAGTCTGAAATATATTTCATCATATTAAATATGCCTGTTCTTAATTTTGTGCACTACATGCAGCActgattttgttaatttaatGAGGACAAATACTGTTGGTGAAATACTAATTTTTcgcatttttaaatttaaagttaagaaattgtttatatataaaaatattatcgaaGATACCTTGAATACCTGACAAAATTAATTAGTATTATATAACGTAAGCAAAATTAAGTTAACTATAATATAAAGTAAAATTTGattgagcacggttggataactCAGTGGTAaagagcttatcctctgtcgtcccagaacctgggttcgaccctggctcatcccgagagtttcgtagaacagatactcatccTGGGTTCGACCCTGACTCATctttagaacagatactcatttgtaaggctataagccatatttgtcggGAAAAAAAGAGAGTAAAATTTGATTACTCTGCAAATGATTCACGAAGTTAACtgtcataaaaaaaaaagagtaaaatttgattatttcaCGGAACGAAATTAACTATTCTATAGTCCTTCTGTCCCTCTCCTTTCTTTAAAGTTACTATTTTGgtatgtccctctcatttctttacgttactataaatagtaagttttccCATcgttacacccactatcttcccccactatctcatatttaacaataaaaactactattacacccactactttcctccactatctcaaatctattattaaatattgataggtcccatcattttacccacttttcatctaactttactcatttttcataaattgtcttggtctccgtgtccccttCCAATGCAAACAAttaaggggacggagggagtaacataaaCAAGATTTGATTACTGCCgatgattatataatatttctctGAATTTCCCTGGGAACTTCCCCAGAGATCTCAGGATCGGGAGTTCTGACATGCCCCCATGGATAAGatattaagaggggtgtattggattgggattttaaagcatttttttgcattcatgaaatccgagagtattcgattgggattgtttgaaatccattaaaatcttgaggtattcaattgggattttaaattatgctacaaaatccggtggtattcaattgagattttaaattatgctttaaaatctgatggtattcaattgggattgtttaaaatccattaaaatctgatggtattcaaatgctgatggattttttttcatttcataaaatgatggattttgtggcattcttcagtgtattttaagttttttgaaatcccactaaattcaatgggattttgaagcattgtacctaaatcctatcaactctgcgacatttcatcaagaatccgcacaaaatcaaaatctcatacaatccattaaaatccatagactaaaaacaatgcattaaaatcccaatcgaatacacccccgtaagaTTATTCACGTCCAATAAAAATTATGCTGTTTAGTTTTTAAGCAACCGACAGATTTCGTATTTCTTTTATATCCTAAGAGTTACTCTTTCTGTCCCATGATAGTTGtgatatttctatttttgttggtcaaattatctaagttttgaccaaaaattataaataaattatttattattttaaaaaactgaaaattacattttaaaatagactaaaagctatttccggtaacatattttttttattttgtcaattgataaaatattaataaatttcagttaagctttagtcaatttgaccggcacaaaaccaaatgtgacaattattttgggacggaaggagtacttTATTCGTGTAAGGTGTAACTAGGAACTCTAAAAAAAATAGTCAAGGATATTTGAAGGAACTGAATGCTGCGAGGATATAATATAATcttactaaaaaaatatttataaattttattttcaatctaTTTAAATTAAGATTCTACAGTACGTATTTTGAAAGAAATACATAATTTCTTCAGTCGATCTCATTCTTCATCTTTCCTGTGAATCTGTGATTCCCGTAATAGAAATTTTAGATTTCTTTATACTCATATCACCCGTACAGTATTCCCTGTCCATAGTAAAAAGTGCAACATTTGTCGGAGAATAATTCAACTGAATCTCAAATTATTATCTTGACATTCACATTTCACATGACCACATGTTCTTATAAGATTCTCCTTTAAGTAATCACCTGATTACAAACATTACTCCTTAAAAGCATCTCCAGATTGGTAAGCCATCTTGATTATATTGGTTGGCTCATTGTTGTCCAGATGTAAATTTCATGTCTTATAtagaatatgatatatattaaaaggacttaatttttcaaaaatatatatatttaaataaacgtATATATATCTTTGCTCACTGTTGAAAACAAACCACCGTTATGATTTGTTGGACAATACGTTATTGGTACGAacaaacttataaaatattatataggatTATTTCAGTATATCTCTCAAAGCAAGAAAAAGGAGTAATCAAGTCATAATATAGAACTAGAAGAATGCGAAAGTAAGAGTTATCATTCATTCATTACTGCTGCTAACCcctaattgtttttcttttggtGTTGGGGGAGTTGGTCACAACAATGGCACCCGGTCTTTTCTCTATTCCAAAATTCTCTACTGGACATGGAATAGACAATGGGATTTGATGATTTTACATACTTGAACCTAGACCCTAAATGGTCTTGAAGAAGAAGCCTTCTTTGTATTAACAGAACCAATCAGTGAGTGTACCTAAACTGATACTTGCGAAGCCATTCTTCACCCTTCTCATAGTAATCCATTTTCTTGATTGTTTGCTGAGGAAATTGCACCGCAGCAGCATAAGCAGCAGCTCCACGCCATGCATCAAGAATCGGATCAGATGCTTTGTTAATCCGTATAGATGTCCCACATGGACGAATCATGCGGATTCCACTTTCGAGCCGCTCACTCATACCAGGGTATAAGCAGCTTCCACCAATGATAAGAATTGAGTTGGTCATCCCTTCCTCTGCGCCTCTGACCTTTGATGGCAGCCTCCTTATTGAAACCCCAGCCATCTCATCTAGTCCTGCTTGATCGATACCAATAATGTTGGGATTGAATAGAATTTCTGGGCACCGAAACCTTTCCACCCCAAGTATAATCTGAAAATCTTCCTTGGTAAGTGGACGGGGACGGGAAGCCTCGGAAACAGAGGATCCCACATCTGTTTTGGGAGTAAATGTTGGATCTATATCCTGTCAAAATAATAAGCATAGTAATTTAAACATCCTTAAACTATATATCACAAATTTACAATGAAGAGGTTTTATTAACAGACCCGGAGCCTAGAAGAGATCCGAGACAACTCTGCCTCATCCTCATCCTGTTTTTCATCTTCGTCATCATTATCTTTGCTCATCAATTTATAAAGTTGCCAATCCTCATCTCTGATACCAAAAGTGTCCTCACCTTTCCCTCGATCAAATGCTGCCGTTGTCAAGAGGCGCATCCTTTCCTTCTGTGCAGCACTTAATCTCTCCCCACGTCCAACACCTCCAGAGACACCATTTCCATTTGTATTACCTCCATTTGTCTTCAGTCGTTTCTTCTGTTCAATTTTTTCACAGAGGTCTGTATACTTTGCACGCAGCTGCTCCAAGTAAGCCTCTGGGTTTTCCCTACATAAAAACATGCCATATTCaacaataaatgataatttGTGCTAAATCATTAGCTCATGGGTTTCATGAAAATAGATCATTCGTGACACAAATTTGTTTCACATAAAAGCATGTTGTGCCCAGCTGTAGATGCATTCGATATTATTTTCTATCCTAACCACCTTTCAGCTTGTGAATTGCAAAGGAAAAAGTTTCAAATTATACTTCAAGAAAGAACCAGAAGGCAATAAGACATACAAGCGTTTTGCTTCTTCTAGCTTATTTTGCTTTTCTCGCTGTAATTCTTCATCGATGCGCTTCTGTCTAGCTCGATTCCGACCTTCTGATGTTGTTTTGAGAAATAATTGCCTCTTCTTTTCCTTTAACTTTACAGCATAACACAAACATCAAACAGTTAGATGTCACAGGTATCAAGAATTACTAGACTCTAGTACATGCATAATGTATcacattcacataaataaatgcTTGTATGCATACAGCATATACATATAATgatacaagtatatatattaaaaatgccAAGGCACTGTCTTGGTTGAAAAGAGTGCATAATATTAGCTATAATATGGACTCATACTGTTAAGAAGCTAGCCTTTCTACTTTAAGCAGCTGACCAGGGCCAGTAAAAACTTCTTTACCAACCCTTAactaataatattcaaatacaTAAACTGCCTATGTCTGGCATTAGCCAATGGCCCCGAGTTATTTATGCATACCTGCTCATGAGTTAGTAAGCTGTCGTCAACATTGAGAAGATTATACTTTTCAGCATTGGAAGTATCTGCCTTCTCCTCATTCTCAATTTGCTCACCTTTGGCCTTTCGTAAAGATTGTGTTGTTTTTACAATTGCCGATTCTATTTCCTGTTTAGAGACATAGCCGGTCGTAGAAAGGAatgatggaatgtctttctctccAACATGCTGAAGTTGCTGTATAAGAAATTCCAAGCCATTCAATTCATTTTCTAATTCATTTATCTTAGAAGATCTCTTTGCCTCTGCCATTTCACGCAACCTTTGCCCTTGCTTTTCCCTTAAAGCAGCTTTTCTAGAAATTTCTTCTTCTGATGGTGGCAGTTCAACTGGAGCCGGTGTCCAAGGGAGTTGCCAACACCTGGCTTTCTGTTCAGCTTCTTTTGTCCCTTTCTGCATGATATTACAAGAACTTGATGAAGTAcaggaaataatatatatattcatagagaaactttataaataaaaaaaaaaaaacaaacctgGAACAATCCAACTTCTGAAGCATAATCCTGTGCAATATAACAGTGTTCCATTTTCAAGTCTTCAACTTTTTCCCATGAAAGCCTCGACCTTTTAGCAAGACTTTCACAATTTATAACCAAAACTAGGTTGCCATGAATAACGAGTTAGAAGTGTACAATGTAAAAGATTAACTCTTACATATGGTGAGGGTATTTAAGTGAAAGAAGCTGCTTCAAGTAATCAGTAACATGGTAGCCACCAACATTTGTCCGACAGCATGCCTCATAAACAGGCTCTCCATTAACAAACTGAATCCACAATAACAAACACAACTGTCATAAGTTCTTCACTTAAAATTGAAGGTGAAGCTGTAAAATCACACTGATAGATTTTCGTGTGTAACATCCATTCTAGGCATCCAAATGTTGAAACCAGGCAAGCAAATAGATTACCCACTTGTAGATTAGATGGCGGGGCTTCAGAGCGAACAAACAAACAATTGTTTAGTGACTCACCTAGGACAGACATTCAAGCTAACACAGAATTTAGCCAGTATACTTTGATTTGGTTTTCATAACATTTGCTGAACAGTTCGTACTGTGTACATAGTTGTGTGGTGCGAGACAATGTGGGTTTATCTAATCTTCAAGAAAGTCGTCTCCAAAAACGAGTAGTAAAAGTTGATCTTGGCAGTTCTCTTTCTTTCTCCCAGACTACAGGATGTGAACAGTCTACTACATGGAAAGGTTGTAATTGGAACATAGACTAGTTGAGCATCACATGGTGCATCACTGCACCCACAAAGGCTAACATGAAATTCGAACGAACAAAGAGTGGCATGTACTCCTAATGAGATAGCCAACTGCACACTAGCAGAGACATTTACAAAAAGGGTACTCGCATCCAAATGCCCTGAATCATCGTGAGCATCACTTTCGCAATTGGATCCCAAATAATTCTTGAAGCTAACTTTTTCATATTTAAGTAATATTAAGAAGGGGGAGGTTCCggtaaaaactttttaaaaatgaaacttgTAACATTTTTGAACATATTGAACATTTGCTAGAAAAACCATTTTAACTAAAGAATAAGACAACGGTATTCTTTAAATAAGTAAAAGTTTTGGGAAAATTGGTATAAAACATTTGCTAGATAATAAAACTAGTGGCATGGTTGTAAATAGTTTGATCTTCCGTGTAAGTTAGGTTCAGCACGTGTGATTAAGAGTTAACAAATATATGGTGGTTGACTTGGGTATTTGAATATTTAACCTTGAAATAACACGCGTAATGCAATAAACTAACTTCTTTTTTAAACCCTATTTTTAAAACAGTGAACCCTAAATGTTGGcattgaaaataattatttaaactaaaacatgcaataaaagtaaattttaaaacGTTCATAAATTTCTAAGCTTCTATTTGACCCGTCCCCATGTATTACATATACAACATTAGTGGTCCAATATATCTATAGTTCTTTCTAAATTAGATAAATCCTCAAAATATAGAAAAAGGGGGATGGAATCAAGAGGGATAATACATTCAACTAAGAATCGAATATTTTACAACATATACAATGCTGATATATTGCCAA is a window from the Daucus carota subsp. sativus chromosome 8, DH1 v3.0, whole genome shotgun sequence genome containing:
- the LOC108199609 gene encoding scarecrow-like protein 9, giving the protein MDYSCKLGFTDGQVRPYCTSSVNPMSFNEVSSQRFLDQKLVNGARIDGKFIDTARVDRPVMPADPNSSGFTPFYGVQHTTDLHEDFDFSDVVLGYINQMLMEEDMEEKTCMFQESAALLAAEKSFYEVLGEKYPPPHEEQPVAYSDQSSESLDENHVEAYNSDGGNNHLINSLLTPGCICDSSDYSLCNSQGGSVRLVAETSQSIGSLTSNGSPVDGLADSPVSTLGVTDIFTDSQSALLMKKGYEEASKFLPSGNNFFADMGTNELLANGQKKKDETVLVKLEDKNQNEKSHNGSRSRKNPYTEEDGLDESRSNKHSALFCESTVRSEMFDMVLLCSEGKYDSALRESLMNDAKKSVQQNNQPKGSNSGKARGKKQGGKKDVVDLRTLLTLCAQAVAANDQRNASDLLKQIRQHSSPSGDGMQRLAHYFSNGLEARMAGSGTQIYKQLIAFPLTAADVLKAYHLLLATSPFRKIPNFFANKTIIKVAENATRLHIVDFGILYGFQWPCLIQRLSTRPGGPPKLKITGVDFPNPGFRPSRRVEETGQRLTNYAETFGVPFEFHAIAQKWDTIKIEDIDIDRDEMLVVNCLFRFKNLLDETVVVDSPRNKVMNLIRKMKPDIYIQGVTNGSYNAPFFITRFREALFHFSSLFDMLEANVPRETHERMLLEKMIFGQEAMNVIACEGAERIDRPETYKQWQVRNLRAGFRQLPLDKEIMRMAKDRVKSCYHKDFIIDEDGQWMLQGWKGRILFALSSWKPAY
- the LOC108199696 gene encoding actin-related protein 5 isoform X2; amino-acid sequence: MAELLFETYGVPSVAFGVAAAFSYKYNQKRGICDRNGLAICSGFTTSHVIPFVNGEPVYEACCRTNVGGYHVTDYLKQLLSLKYPHHMSRLSWEKVEDLKMEHCYIAQDYASEVGLFQKGTKEAEQKARCWQLPWTPAPVELPPSEEEISRKAALREKQGQRLREMAEAKRSSKINELENELNGLEFLIQQLQHVGEKDIPSFLSTTGYVSKQEIESAIVKTTQSLRKAKGEQIENEEKADTSNAEKYNLLNVDDSLLTHEQLKEKKRQLFLKTTSEGRNRARQKRIDEELQREKQNKLEEAKRLENPEAYLEQLRAKYTDLCEKIEQKKRLKTNGGNTNGNGVSGGVGRGERLSAAQKERMRLLTTAAFDRGKGEDTFGIRDEDWQLYKLMSKDNDDEDEKQDEDEAELSRISSRLRDIDPTFTPKTDVGSSVSEASRPRPLTKEDFQIILGVERFRCPEILFNPNIIGIDQAGLDEMAGVSIRRLPSKVRGAEEGMTNSILIIGGSCLYPGMSERLESGIRMIRPCGTSIRINKASDPILDAWRGAAAYAAAVQFPQQTIKKMDYYEKGEEWLRKYQFRYTH
- the LOC108199696 gene encoding actin-related protein 5 isoform X1; this encodes MPFISQIQRQSDYHRFPPSVPIVIDNGASYFRIGWAGESEPRIIFRNIVQRPRHKTTGETVTIVGDHDPALLKYFDCTRSGPRSAFDADVVFQFEIMEYILDFAFDRLGADGSEIDHPVLITECPCNPVQSRSKMAELLFETYGVPSVAFGVAAAFSYKYNQKRGICDRNGLAICSGFTTSHVIPFVNGEPVYEACCRTNVGGYHVTDYLKQLLSLKYPHHMSRLSWEKVEDLKMEHCYIAQDYASEVGLFQKGTKEAEQKARCWQLPWTPAPVELPPSEEEISRKAALREKQGQRLREMAEAKRSSKINELENELNGLEFLIQQLQHVGEKDIPSFLSTTGYVSKQEIESAIVKTTQSLRKAKGEQIENEEKADTSNAEKYNLLNVDDSLLTHEQLKEKKRQLFLKTTSEGRNRARQKRIDEELQREKQNKLEEAKRLENPEAYLEQLRAKYTDLCEKIEQKKRLKTNGGNTNGNGVSGGVGRGERLSAAQKERMRLLTTAAFDRGKGEDTFGIRDEDWQLYKLMSKDNDDEDEKQDEDEAELSRISSRLRDIDPTFTPKTDVGSSVSEASRPRPLTKEDFQIILGVERFRCPEILFNPNIIGIDQAGLDEMAGVSIRRLPSKVRGAEEGMTNSILIIGGSCLYPGMSERLESGIRMIRPCGTSIRINKASDPILDAWRGAAAYAAAVQFPQQTIKKMDYYEKGEEWLRKYQFRYTH